GAGCAGGAACGCCAGCAAGAGGCATACACCCAGGTGCGCGAAGACTTGGCCGGCTTGAAGAAAGAACGCCAGCGCATTCTCGCTGATCTCGAGGAACACCGCCGCCAGGTGGTCGAAATCGCAAGCACAGAAGAGGAAATGCACTACCTTGAGCTCCTGGACCACCACTTCGACTGCTTCCGGCAGGAGCTTGCCAACCGGCTTCGCCCGCTGATTGCCAACCGTGCCTCCGAGCTTTTGCGCCTGACCACTCAAGGCCGCTACTCGCTGCTCGAATTGGACCACGACTACACCATCCGCCTTTATGACGGCACGACCCCGTACCAGCTGGAGCGCTTCTCCGGCGGGGAACAGGACCTCACCAACCTGTGCCTGCGCATCGCCATCAGCCAGGTGGTGGCCGAGCGCAGCGGCGTAACCCCGATGAACTTCATCGTGCTGGACGAGATTTTTGGCTCGCAGGACGAGCAGCGCCGACAGTTGATCCTGAGCGCCCTCAATCAGCTGTCCACACGCTTTCGGCAAATCTTCATCATCACCCACATCGAAGACGTGCGCGACAGCCTGCCGGTGGTCATCGGCGTCGAACAGGAAAACGAACAGGAAAGCGTGGCCCGCTTTCTTTAGTCACGAAGACCCCCCACCGGAGACTACCCGGCGGCCGCCAGCTCCTCGCGATGCGCCATGGTGGTTATGGTCACCCCTTCTTTCCAGGCGCACGCCATGCCCACCAGCGTGACGGTCAGCACGGCAGTGGCATGAGCAACCACCGCAAAACTCAGCGCCGTGCTCTTGTCCACGCCAAACAAGCTAAGCGAAAGCACTGCCAAGTAGTGGTAGGTCCCCACATACCCCGGAGAGGAGGGGACGACGATGCTAATGGTGGTGATTACCAGAACGACCAGCGCTGCGGATAATCCCACCCCGTGAGCCGAAAGACCGAACGCGAGGATCACACAATACAGGTTCACTAAGTAGCCCACCCACACCAAGACGGACGTCAGCGCGACCATTGCATAATCCGAGGGCCGCGCAAGGGGGACCAGCCCCGTGACAAAATCGCGCAGCAGGCGCTGTCCCCGCTCTGCCAGTCGCCGGCCCAAGGGGCGCAGCCCCAGCCCGACAAGACGCAGGGCGATTTCCGTCCTCATTTTCAGGAAGAGGAGAAACGCAAAAAGCAGTGCCGTGGCGAGAAACATGAGGTAGCCGCTGGTGGTCACCTCGTCGGGTATGGCCACCGTACGCGGAAACGGCTTGAGCGTCAACGTGAGGGCGGTAATGAGCAGCAGCGAGAGCATGTCGATGACTCGCTCCAGCGCGATGGTGGCAAACGCCGCGCTGCCGGAGATTTTCTCGCGGCGACCGATGACGTAGGCGCGCACCAGTTCGCCCAGATGGGCAGGCAGGAGGGTGTTCGCAAAGTAGCCCACCATCAGCGCGGAGAAGAGCGGCCAGACGTGCACCCGCTTGATCGGATCCAGCAGGTAACGCCAGCGCAGTGCCCGCAGCCAATGCGCCACGAAGAGCGCCGTCACCCCCGGCAGCAGATACCAGTAGTCGGCCTCACGGAAGGCCTGCTGCATCCTGTGCACATCGACTTTGCGAAATGCCACCCAGAGAAACAGCACGCTGAGCGCCACGCCCACCAGCATCTTCCACCGATTTCCCGCGCGTGCCACCTTTGCCCTCCTCTGCTCTTTTCCTCCGGCATCGCTGCCCGGCTCCTTCTCCTCTACACGTTGAAGCGAAAGGTGATGACGTCGCCATCTTGCACAATGTAGTCTTTTCCTTCCAGGCGCAAGAGCCCTAACTCCCGGCAGCGTGCCAGAGAACCTTGCGCGTGGAGATCCACGTAGCTGACCACCTCGGCGCGGATGAAGCCCCGCTCGATATCGGTGTGCACGGCTCCAGCGGCCTGCTTGGCAGTGGTTCCCCGGGGGATTGTCCAGGCGCGCACCTCCTCGCTCACATAGGTGAAAAACGTCACCAGGCGCAGGAGCTCGTAGGACTTGCGCACCAGCCGAAACATTGCCGGCTCCTTGAGGCCCATTTCCTTTAAGAAGACCTGCGCGTCTTCAGGCTCCAGCTGGGCGATCTCCATCTCCACCTTTGCAGAGACTACATCCAATGCGCACCAGGGCCCAACTGCCAAGTCGGCGTGCGAGGCGACAATGGCCTGCTCTTCGGGTATCTGCTCTTCCCCAAGGTTGAGCACGATGAGGAGCGGCTTCAAGGTGAGGAACTGATAGGGC
The genomic region above belongs to Calditrichota bacterium and contains:
- a CDS encoding flippase-like domain-containing protein codes for the protein MARAGNRWKMLVGVALSVLFLWVAFRKVDVHRMQQAFREADYWYLLPGVTALFVAHWLRALRWRYLLDPIKRVHVWPLFSALMVGYFANTLLPAHLGELVRAYVIGRREKISGSAAFATIALERVIDMLSLLLITALTLTLKPFPRTVAIPDEVTTSGYLMFLATALLFAFLLFLKMRTEIALRLVGLGLRPLGRRLAERGQRLLRDFVTGLVPLARPSDYAMVALTSVLVWVGYLVNLYCVILAFGLSAHGVGLSAALVVLVITTISIVVPSSPGYVGTYHYLAVLSLSLFGVDKSTALSFAVVAHATAVLTVTLVGMACAWKEGVTITTMAHREELAAAG